The proteins below are encoded in one region of Pseudonocardia sp. DSM 110487:
- a CDS encoding peroxiredoxin has translation MTISVGDRLPDAELRTMTPDGPTVVKTGEALGTGKVVLFAVPGAFTPGCSNVHLPGFVERADELKAKGITTIACVAVNDPFVMDAWGKAHGADDILLLSDGNGEFTAAMGLELDGSGFGLGRRSKRYAAIVEDGVLTSLDVDEKGIDLSTCSNILLKL, from the coding sequence ATGACGATCTCCGTTGGCGACCGGCTCCCCGACGCCGAGCTGCGCACGATGACCCCGGACGGCCCCACCGTCGTGAAGACCGGCGAGGCGCTCGGCACGGGGAAGGTCGTGCTGTTCGCCGTGCCCGGCGCGTTCACACCGGGCTGCTCGAACGTCCACCTGCCCGGTTTCGTGGAGCGGGCGGACGAGCTGAAGGCCAAGGGCATCACGACGATCGCGTGCGTCGCGGTCAACGACCCGTTCGTGATGGACGCATGGGGCAAGGCCCACGGCGCCGACGACATCCTGCTGCTCTCCGACGGCAACGGCGAGTTCACCGCGGCCATGGGCCTCGAGCTGGACGGCAGCGGCTTCGGGCTCGGGCGGCGTTCGAAGCGCTACGCGGCGATCGTCGAGGACGGCGTCCTGACCAGCCTGGACGTCGACGAGAAGGGCATCGACCTCTCCACCTGCTCGAACATCCTGCTCAAGCTCTGA
- a CDS encoding glutathione-independent formaldehyde dehydrogenase encodes MRAVVYRKPFDVAVEEVPDPRIEHPNDVIVRITSTGISGSDLHVYEGRTAAEPGTVFGHENLGIVEDVGSGVTGLEHGDRVVMPFNIACGFCKNCVTGLTGFCLTLNPQGIPLGVCGNSAIPPYPGGQAEYLRVPYADFNCLPLPAGIDHESDYALLADIFSTGYHGCELAGVSPGETVAVFGAGPLGLMAAYAALLRGAAQVFVADRVPAWLAMAREIGAIPIDLAQGDPVRQIKDLTGGEGTDRGIDAVGHQPAGAAAPDPALGRLAQIVRPAGSLGVPGHCVPSDPGRLSPALDAVFERGLRLGTGQANVKRYNRQLRDLIMQGRASPGFVVSHELPLAEAPTAYESVERQAEGFTKVILKPEAA; translated from the coding sequence ATGCGGGCGGTGGTGTACCGGAAGCCTTTCGACGTCGCCGTCGAGGAGGTCCCCGACCCGCGGATCGAGCACCCCAACGATGTGATCGTAAGGATCACTTCCACCGGTATCTCCGGCTCGGATCTGCACGTGTACGAGGGCCGGACCGCGGCGGAGCCGGGGACCGTGTTCGGCCACGAGAACCTCGGGATCGTCGAGGACGTCGGCAGTGGCGTCACCGGTCTGGAGCACGGTGATCGCGTGGTGATGCCGTTCAACATCGCCTGCGGCTTCTGCAAGAACTGCGTCACCGGCCTCACCGGCTTCTGCCTGACGCTGAACCCGCAGGGCATCCCGCTCGGCGTGTGCGGAAATTCCGCGATCCCACCCTATCCGGGAGGTCAGGCCGAGTACCTCAGAGTGCCTTATGCGGACTTCAACTGCTTGCCGTTGCCCGCCGGAATCGATCACGAGTCGGACTACGCGCTCCTCGCGGACATCTTTTCCACCGGTTACCACGGATGCGAGCTCGCGGGCGTCTCCCCGGGCGAGACGGTTGCGGTGTTCGGCGCCGGACCGCTCGGCCTGATGGCCGCCTACGCCGCCCTGCTCCGCGGTGCCGCCCAGGTCTTCGTGGCCGACCGCGTGCCCGCATGGCTCGCCATGGCAAGGGAGATCGGCGCGATCCCGATCGACCTCGCGCAAGGCGACCCGGTCCGGCAGATCAAGGACCTGACCGGTGGGGAGGGCACCGACCGGGGAATCGACGCGGTGGGCCACCAGCCCGCCGGTGCCGCGGCGCCCGACCCTGCACTCGGCAGGCTCGCGCAGATCGTGCGCCCCGCAGGCTCGCTCGGTGTGCCAGGGCACTGCGTGCCGTCGGACCCCGGCCGGCTGTCGCCCGCCCTCGACGCGGTGTTCGAGAGGGGCCTGCGGCTGGGCACGGGGCAGGCGAACGTCAAGCGCTACAACCGGCAGCTCCGTGACCTGATCATGCAGGGCCGGGCCAGCCCCGGATTCGTCGTGTCCCACGAGCTGCCGCTCGCGGAGGCGCCGACCGCCTACGAGAGCGTCGAGCGGCAGGCCGAGGGATTCACCAAGGTCATTCTCAAACCAGAGGCCGCTTGA
- a CDS encoding DNA-binding protein, whose product MALADDDLRTTSDAWERFAAGAESVDGVRPEILMSWYRCREEYEVDPHLDRAPAAAEVGAHSIDHDVVYAELGGMAASAALEVEGLDGVVTVADGAGRILATWGSRRILHQAADSNLAPWSTWSEWASGTNGMGTALESHRPVLVRGPEHWCQGFQGWVCAGVAVRDVVTHEPLAVLDVSCWQSSLSAAVLPWLAKVAASTEAKLRKRAHHSGTVLAAALADLRVAPETPLAAVDMAGNVVLANSEAAVLLGTPADQPAYAPAHRFTPQLSALPILVRRAVERARKDPDWTGSTQVYVPFLDLTVPIVVRPVFTGTHLIGMLLAFGSAGSGGCDQPAGYLVPAATTGPLPSRVVALRDDRWVLLDPREIRFAEADHNSVWLTTDHGRLVAATRGLDRLEQQLEDKGFLRVHRRFLVNLGRVREVEQGFKGALFLATDARTRETVPVSRRHASQLRQAFGL is encoded by the coding sequence GTGGCGCTAGCAGACGACGACCTCCGCACCACGAGCGACGCATGGGAGCGCTTCGCCGCCGGGGCGGAGTCCGTGGACGGGGTGCGGCCCGAGATCCTCATGTCCTGGTACCGGTGCCGCGAGGAGTACGAGGTCGACCCGCACCTGGACCGTGCACCTGCCGCCGCGGAGGTGGGTGCCCACTCGATCGACCACGACGTGGTGTACGCCGAGCTCGGCGGGATGGCGGCCTCGGCGGCCCTGGAGGTGGAGGGGCTCGACGGCGTGGTCACCGTGGCGGACGGCGCCGGCCGGATACTGGCGACGTGGGGCAGCAGGCGCATCCTCCACCAGGCCGCCGACAGCAACCTCGCCCCGTGGTCGACGTGGTCGGAATGGGCGAGCGGCACCAACGGCATGGGCACCGCGCTCGAGAGCCACCGCCCGGTGCTGGTGCGCGGGCCCGAGCACTGGTGTCAGGGCTTCCAGGGCTGGGTGTGCGCAGGCGTCGCGGTCCGGGACGTCGTCACCCACGAACCGCTCGCCGTGCTCGACGTCTCCTGCTGGCAGTCGTCGCTGTCGGCCGCCGTACTGCCGTGGCTGGCGAAGGTCGCCGCATCCACCGAGGCGAAACTGCGGAAGCGGGCCCACCACAGCGGCACGGTCCTCGCGGCCGCCCTCGCCGACCTCCGCGTCGCACCCGAGACGCCGCTCGCGGCCGTGGACATGGCCGGGAACGTCGTGCTCGCCAACAGCGAGGCCGCGGTGCTGCTCGGTACCCCCGCCGACCAGCCCGCCTACGCGCCCGCGCACCGTTTCACGCCCCAGCTCTCGGCACTGCCGATACTGGTGCGGCGGGCCGTGGAGCGGGCGAGGAAGGACCCGGACTGGACGGGGTCGACGCAGGTATACGTGCCCTTCCTGGACCTCACCGTCCCGATCGTCGTCCGCCCGGTCTTCACCGGAACCCACCTGATCGGCATGCTGCTCGCGTTCGGGTCCGCCGGTTCCGGTGGCTGCGACCAGCCGGCCGGATACCTCGTTCCCGCCGCCACCACCGGCCCGCTGCCGAGCCGCGTCGTCGCGCTCAGGGACGATCGCTGGGTCCTGCTCGACCCGCGCGAGATCCGCTTCGCCGAGGCCGACCACAACTCCGTCTGGCTGACCACCGACCACGGGCGGCTGGTGGCCGCAACGCGGGGCCTCGACCGGCTCGAACAGCAGCTCGAGGACAAGGGCTTCCTGCGCGTCCACCGCCGGTTCCTGGTGAACCTCGGGCGGGTGCGGGAGGTCGAGCAGGGGTTCAAGGGCGCCCTGTTCCTCGCCACCGACGCGCGCACGCGCGAGACGGTGCCGGTCTCGCGCCGGCATGCGTCGCAGCTGCGTCAGGCGTTCGGGCTCTGA
- a CDS encoding universal stress protein: MTVLVGLPRDERATAAVHLGMMIARSLDEDLLVCTVVPPPWPPGMARIDAEYQEYLDRAAQEAIEQAQGMVPGDRPASFLVARARSTSAGLLEVAREHGARLLVLGSSTAGVLGRVAFGSVADRLLHSSPLPVVLGPRGFRCRADATVRRVTAAFGATDGADELVVAVAGVAARAKAALRVASFAVRPRTPLTAGIGSRAEDAVAREWAEDVERAQRAVLEQVERLPRQPSALAAAVGHGTDWAGAIEDIGWDDGDILAVGSSTVGPLEHVFIGSRSSRIVRHSPVPVVVVPRGAAHSLAERAERPA; the protein is encoded by the coding sequence ATGACGGTCCTCGTCGGGCTGCCGCGCGACGAGCGCGCGACCGCCGCCGTGCACCTCGGCATGATGATCGCCCGCTCGCTCGACGAGGACCTCCTCGTGTGCACGGTGGTGCCGCCGCCGTGGCCGCCCGGGATGGCGCGGATCGACGCCGAGTACCAGGAGTACCTCGACCGCGCCGCGCAGGAGGCGATCGAGCAGGCACAGGGCATGGTGCCCGGTGATCGCCCCGCCTCGTTCCTCGTCGCGAGGGCGCGGTCGACGTCGGCGGGCCTCCTCGAGGTCGCGCGGGAGCACGGCGCTCGCCTGCTCGTGCTCGGCTCGTCCACGGCGGGGGTGCTCGGCCGCGTCGCGTTCGGGAGCGTCGCGGACCGGCTGCTGCACAGCTCGCCGCTCCCGGTGGTGCTCGGTCCCCGCGGGTTCCGCTGCAGGGCCGATGCCACGGTGCGCAGGGTGACCGCCGCCTTCGGCGCCACCGACGGCGCGGACGAGCTGGTCGTCGCCGTCGCCGGGGTGGCCGCCCGGGCCAAGGCCGCGCTGCGCGTCGCGTCGTTCGCCGTGCGCCCGCGCACGCCGCTGACCGCCGGCATCGGCTCGCGCGCCGAGGACGCAGTGGCGCGCGAGTGGGCCGAGGACGTCGAGCGGGCCCAGCGCGCCGTCCTGGAGCAGGTCGAGCGGCTGCCGCGGCAGCCGTCGGCGCTCGCGGCGGCGGTGGGCCACGGCACCGACTGGGCGGGGGCGATCGAGGACATCGGCTGGGACGACGGGGACATCCTCGCCGTCGGCTCCAGCACCGTGGGGCCGCTCGAGCACGTCTTCATCGGCTCCCGCTCGTCGCGGATCGTGCGCCATTCGCCGGTGCCCGTGGTCGTGGTGCCGCGTGGTGCCGCTCACTCGCTCGCCGAGCGGGCGGAGCGTCCGGCGTAG